The Calothrix sp. PCC 7507 DNA segment TATAAGGACTTTCTAAAGAATTTATACCACCTGCAACTACATTTAGTTCTTGTTCAAACAATTCAATAGCGTTTTTATTTCCAAATAACATGATTGACTCCTAATATTTGTGAGGTTTTTTTGATGAAAAGCAGAGGTTGATGACCTTATTTTTTTGTGACCATGACCTCTGCTGAAGGTAGCGTTTAACTTGCTAATTTTGAGAATTTATATACCCAAGACAATATTGTGAATAGCACTGGTATCGATTACTTGTCTAGCGATTGTAGAAGTTGTGGAACTACCGCCAGGACCAGATTGAGTATTTTGTGCCACAAGTAAAGTGTTGGAATTGAATCTTGTGGCATCAACTAAGAAATCTACACCACCGGCAACTACATCTAGTTCTTGTTCAGACAATTCAATAGCGGTTTGATTTTCAACTGACATGATTGACTCCTAATATTTGTGAGGTTTTTTTAATGAAAAGCAGAGGTTGATGACCTGAATTTTTTTGTGACCATGACCTCTGCTAAAGGTAGCGGTTAACTTACTAATTTTGAGAATTAGATACCCAAGACAATATTGTGAAAAGCATTAGTATCGATGACTTGTCTAGCGATGGTGGAAGTTGTGGCACTACCAGCAGCGGTAGATTGGGTAGCTTGTCCCACGAGTAAAGTGTTGGACTTGAATTGTGTGGCATCCAATAAGAAATCCACACCACCGGCAACTACATCTAGTTCTTGTTCAGACAATTCAATAGCGGTTTGATTTTCAACTGACATGATAGACTCCTATGATTTGTGAGGTTTTACTGAATTAACCGAGGATTGAGTTTAACTTACTAATTTGGGGAATTAGATACCCAAGGTAATATTGTGAAAAGCATTAGTATCGATGACTTGTCTAGCGATGGTGGAAGTTGTGGCACTACCAGCAGCGGTAGATTGAGTAGCTTGTCCCACGAGTAAAGTGTTGGACTTGAATTGTGTGGCATCCAATAAGAAATCCACACCACCGGCAACTACATCTAGTTCTTGTTCAGACAATTCGATAGCGGTTTGATTTTCAACTGACATGATTGACTCCTATGATTTGTGAGGTTTTACTTGTTGATGAAAAGCAGAGGTTGATTATCATTAATTGTTTTGTTAACATCACCTCTGCTGAAGTTTTCGGTTAACTTTACACTCTTGAGAGTTATAGTCCCAAGCCAACAAAGTGAACAGCCGTGGTATCGATTACTTGTCTAGCGATTGTGGAACTTGTGGAACTACCAGCAACACCAGATTGGGTATTTTGTGCCACTAGTAAAGTGTTAGAATTGAAATGTGTTAGATCAAACAAGACATCTGCACCACCTGCAACTACATCTAGTTCTTCTTCAGATAATTCAATAGCGGTTTGATTTTCAACTGACATGATTGACTCCTAATATTTGATATTGTTTAGAGTTAGTTAGAATAGAAGTTGAGTGACTTTTTTTGATTTGTTTAGCGACCTCTGTTTCGTTTGTTTCTAACTGTATTCATAGTAGAATTCTTCCCAGGAATAAACATCTGAAAAAAGTCTCGACTATTACCTCAGCAAAATAGCTAACTCTTCTAGGACTTTAGTTGAGATAATAAGTATATATATCTAAGACTTTCGTCATGGAGACAGTAATAATGTGTCTGCTGCTTTAGGCACTGGAATCAGCCACAGCAAAAGCACAGAAGTAACTCAGCGCTACTTCAGAAATTGTCTATGTCGCCGTTGAAGATAATACTCGAAGGTACATTGCAAACCACTATTAGATTGCAACCGCTTTTAAAAAGCTTTTTTATCTAACTTTTTAGTTCTTCAGAGGTGTTCACATGATTCGCATATTACTAGTAGACGATCAGACTCTGATTCGAGATGGAATCAAAGTTATGCTAAATTTGGAGCCAGATTTGGAAGTCGTGGGAACTGCTGATAATGGCGAGAAAGCTATTGAGCAAGCTACAGTACTGCAACCAGATCTCGTTTTGATGGATGTTCAGATGCCCGTGATGGATGGCAAAACTGCTACACGCATTATTTGTGAGCGATTTCCTACTATTAAGATATTAGTCCTGACTACGTTTGATGATGATCAAAACATCGCTGAGTCTATGCAAGCAGGAGCTAAAGGCTATTTACTAAAAGATATGCCATCTGAAGAACTGGCACAGGTAATTCGATTCGTATATAAAGGTTATACCCAAATGGGACCAGGGCTATTGGAAAAAATGCTTGCTAAAGTCCCAACATCTGAAGCGGCTAGCCAAAAGAAATTATCCGAGCAGGAATATAGTAATCTCACTAATCGTGAACAAGATGTTCTACGCTTGATTGGTGTGGGTGCAACTAACCGTGAAATCGCCGAGAAACTTTATATTTCAGAAGGTACAGTTAAAACCCATGTCACTCATTTATTTAACCGGTTGAATCTGAAAAACCGATCGCAATTAGCAATTTATGCTAATTCGCTCTTTGGTGAATGATTAAGTTGGGGACACTTCGGCAAGCTCAGTGCATCGCTGGGGAATGATGACTGTTGACTAATGGCTAATTTCAGAAAGTAGCTGCTCTTGGAATTGCGAGGCTTTGTGAGGATCAGAAATTTCTGT contains these protein-coding regions:
- a CDS encoding CTB family bacteriocin; the protein is MSVENQTAIELSEQELDVVAGGVDFLVDATRFNSNTLLVAQNTQSGPGGSSTTSTIARQVIDTSAIHNIVLGI
- a CDS encoding CTB family bacteriocin, producing MSVENQTAIELSEEELDVVAGGADVLFDLTHFNSNTLLVAQNTQSGVAGSSTSSTIARQVIDTTAVHFVGLGL
- a CDS encoding response regulator transcription factor → MIRILLVDDQTLIRDGIKVMLNLEPDLEVVGTADNGEKAIEQATVLQPDLVLMDVQMPVMDGKTATRIICERFPTIKILVLTTFDDDQNIAESMQAGAKGYLLKDMPSEELAQVIRFVYKGYTQMGPGLLEKMLAKVPTSEAASQKKLSEQEYSNLTNREQDVLRLIGVGATNREIAEKLYISEGTVKTHVTHLFNRLNLKNRSQLAIYANSLFGE
- a CDS encoding CTB family bacteriocin, producing MSVENQTAIELSEQELDVVAGGVDFLLDATQFKSNTLLVGQATQSTAAGSATTSTIARQVIDTNAFHNITLGI
- a CDS encoding CTB family bacteriocin, whose protein sequence is MSVENQTAIELSEQELDVVAGGVDFLLDATQFKSNTLLVGQATQSTAAGSATTSTIARQVIDTNAFHNIVLGI